One window of Pseudomonas sp. FP198 genomic DNA carries:
- a CDS encoding TraR/DksA C4-type zinc finger protein, translating to MTKEKLLAMPADDYMNAEQLAYFTKLLQNMKVETHERIEQNRIAIESLDTPADPADAASVEEERTWLVNAIDRDQRMLPQLEQALDRISDESFGWCDDSGEPIGLKRLLISPTTKYCIEAQERHEQIDKHQRQA from the coding sequence ATGACAAAGGAAAAGTTGCTGGCCATGCCGGCGGATGACTACATGAATGCCGAGCAACTGGCTTACTTCACCAAGCTGTTGCAGAACATGAAAGTCGAAACCCACGAGCGCATCGAACAGAACCGAATCGCCATTGAGAGCCTGGACACCCCGGCCGACCCGGCGGACGCCGCTTCCGTGGAAGAAGAGCGCACCTGGCTGGTCAACGCCATCGATCGCGATCAACGCATGCTGCCGCAACTGGAGCAGGCCCTGGACCGCATCAGCGACGAAAGCTTTGGCTGGTGCGACGACAGTGGCGAGCCGATCGGCCTCAAGCGCCTGCTGATCAGCCCGACCACCAAGTACTGCATTGAAGCCCAGGAACGTCACGAGCAGATCGACAAGCACCAGCGTCAGGCCTGA
- a CDS encoding methyl-accepting chemotaxis protein — MIATEQATSQLSQQALGAASEAHRSSVAGRSELVESISRMHQLSQRANDSRELIEALSVRSDEIQRVSLVIQSIASQTNLLALNAAIEAARAGEHGRGFAVVADEVRGLAGRTAAATGEVGVMVADIQQRTAQVVEQIRQLAGDLDSGVQQVEHTGQHLENIARLAAGVETQVSAIAQGTDTNREQLDSLFHAIEQMRSDLAISDQQTQRLAEAAVQMEGQAETISERLAEVGLDDYHQRVYDLAREGASRIAEQFEADINQGRISLEDLFDRNYQPIPNTHPAKFQTRFDRYTDQVLPAIQEPLLARHEGLVFAIACTQQGYVPTHNNAFCQPLTGDPQVDTLSNRTKRKFSDRTGIRCGSHQQPVLLQTYTRDTGELMHDLSVPIILKGRHWGGLRLGYKPEKPR, encoded by the coding sequence ATGATCGCGACCGAGCAGGCCACCTCGCAGCTCAGCCAGCAGGCGCTGGGCGCAGCCAGCGAGGCCCACCGCAGCAGCGTCGCCGGGCGCAGCGAACTGGTGGAATCCATCAGCCGCATGCACCAGCTCAGCCAGCGCGCCAATGACAGCCGCGAGTTGATCGAAGCGCTGAGCGTGCGCAGCGACGAAATCCAGCGCGTGAGCCTGGTGATTCAATCGATCGCCAGCCAGACCAACCTGTTGGCGCTCAATGCCGCCATCGAAGCGGCCCGGGCCGGTGAGCATGGCCGCGGGTTCGCGGTGGTGGCCGACGAGGTTCGCGGCCTGGCCGGGCGCACCGCCGCGGCGACCGGCGAGGTCGGGGTGATGGTGGCGGACATCCAGCAGCGCACCGCGCAGGTGGTTGAACAGATCCGGCAACTGGCTGGCGACCTGGACAGCGGCGTGCAGCAAGTCGAGCACACCGGCCAGCACCTGGAGAACATCGCCCGGCTCGCGGCCGGTGTCGAAACCCAGGTCAGCGCCATCGCCCAAGGCACCGATACCAACCGCGAGCAGCTCGACAGCCTGTTCCATGCCATCGAGCAGATGCGTAGCGATCTGGCGATCAGCGATCAACAGACCCAGCGCCTGGCCGAGGCTGCCGTACAGATGGAAGGCCAGGCCGAAACCATCAGCGAGCGGTTGGCCGAGGTGGGCCTCGATGATTACCACCAGCGGGTCTATGACCTGGCCCGCGAAGGCGCGAGCCGGATTGCCGAGCAGTTCGAAGCGGACATCAATCAGGGCCGTATCAGCCTCGAAGATCTGTTCGACCGAAACTACCAGCCCATCCCCAACACCCATCCGGCCAAGTTCCAGACCCGTTTTGACCGCTACACCGATCAGGTACTGCCGGCCATCCAGGAACCGCTGCTTGCCCGGCATGAAGGCCTGGTGTTTGCGATTGCCTGTACCCAGCAAGGCTACGTGCCGACCCACAACAACGCCTTCTGCCAGCCGCTGACCGGCGATCCCCAGGTGGACACGCTGAGCAACCGCACCAAGCGCAAGTTTTCCGATCGCACCGGGATTCGCTGCGGCAGCCACCAGCAGCCGGTGCTGCTGCAAACCTATACGCGCGATACCGGGGAACTGATGCACGACCTGTCGGTGCCGATCATCCTCAAGGGGCGTCACTGGGGAGGATTGCGGTTGGGTTACAAGCCCGAGAAGCCGCGCTGA
- a CDS encoding DUF2789 family protein: MEQPSHELETLFDQLGLPSEGSAIDDFVMAHPLDPDTKLVDAPFWSDQQKDLLREWLLADGEEAVLVDQLNVRLHDGK, from the coding sequence ATGGAACAACCATCACACGAGCTCGAAACCCTGTTTGATCAATTGGGCCTGCCTTCGGAAGGCAGTGCCATCGACGACTTCGTCATGGCACACCCGCTGGATCCGGACACCAAATTGGTCGATGCGCCTTTCTGGTCGGACCAGCAAAAAGACCTGCTGCGCGAATGGCTACTCGCCGACGGTGAGGAAGCAGTGCTGGTGGATCAACTGAATGTGCGCTTGCACGACGGCAAGTAA
- a CDS encoding ABC transporter substrate-binding protein, with protein sequence MKRVRQWLAACATTLAVLVSPLPASAAASAPIHFADLNWESGSLITDILRIIVEKGYGLSTDTLPGTTITLETALANNDIQVIGEEWAGRSPVWVKAEAEGKVVALGDTVKGATEGWWVPEYVIKGDPAKGIKPLAPDLRSVEDLARYKHVFKDPESPDKGRFLNSPIGWTSEVVNKQKLKAYGLSDSYVNFRSGSGAALDAEITSSIRRGKPILFYYWSPTPLLGRFKLVQLQEPPFDAEAWKTLTDADNPNPKPTRSLASKLSIGVSVPFQKQHPDIAEFFSKVDLPIEPLNKALADMSEKRTPPREAAEAFLKAHPQVWQAWLPKDVADKVAAGL encoded by the coding sequence ATGAAACGAGTTCGACAGTGGCTGGCTGCCTGCGCCACCACCCTCGCTGTGTTGGTTTCGCCACTTCCGGCATCCGCTGCTGCTTCGGCGCCGATCCACTTTGCCGACCTGAACTGGGAAAGTGGCAGCCTGATCACCGACATCCTGCGGATCATCGTCGAAAAAGGCTACGGGTTATCGACCGACACGTTACCGGGCACCACCATTACCCTGGAAACCGCCCTGGCCAACAACGATATCCAGGTGATCGGTGAAGAATGGGCGGGGCGCAGCCCGGTGTGGGTCAAGGCCGAGGCCGAGGGCAAGGTGGTTGCCCTGGGCGATACGGTCAAGGGCGCGACCGAAGGTTGGTGGGTGCCGGAATACGTCATCAAGGGCGACCCGGCCAAGGGGATCAAGCCGTTGGCGCCGGACCTGCGCAGCGTCGAGGACCTGGCGCGCTACAAACATGTGTTCAAGGATCCTGAAAGCCCCGACAAGGGGCGCTTCCTCAACAGCCCCATCGGCTGGACGTCCGAAGTCGTCAACAAGCAGAAACTCAAGGCATATGGTCTTTCCGACAGCTACGTGAATTTCCGCAGCGGTTCCGGGGCCGCGCTTGATGCGGAAATTACTTCTTCGATCCGCCGTGGCAAGCCGATCCTGTTTTACTACTGGTCGCCCACGCCGTTGCTGGGGCGTTTCAAACTGGTGCAACTGCAAGAACCGCCATTCGATGCCGAGGCCTGGAAGACCCTGACCGACGCTGACAATCCGAATCCGAAACCGACTCGCTCCCTGGCCTCGAAGCTGTCGATCGGTGTGTCCGTGCCGTTCCAGAAGCAACATCCGGACATCGCCGAGTTCTTCAGCAAGGTCGACCTGCCCATCGAACCGCTGAACAAGGCCCTGGCCGACATGAGCGAGAAACGCACGCCGCCCCGCGAAGCCGCCGAGGCGTTCCTCAAGGCCCATCCCCAGGTCTGGCAGGCCTGGTTGCCCAAGGACGTCGCCGACAAAGTCGCGGCGGGGCTGTAG
- a CDS encoding DUF3995 domain-containing protein: MTLLLARSLVAVFATISLFHLYWALGGRWAALAVVPQVPVKQGDTLRPAFNPSGWLTLLVALALLMIALLVCLRVGLISPPVTHRALQWLISAIALLMFARAIGESNLVGFFKEVKGSTFARLDTWVYSPLCVVLGAGLLTVAWA; this comes from the coding sequence ATGACGCTTTTATTGGCTCGGTCGCTGGTCGCAGTGTTTGCGACCATCAGCTTGTTTCATTTGTATTGGGCCCTGGGGGGGCGCTGGGCAGCCCTGGCGGTGGTGCCGCAGGTTCCGGTGAAGCAGGGCGACACGCTGCGACCGGCGTTCAACCCGTCGGGATGGCTGACGCTGCTGGTGGCCCTGGCGCTGTTGATGATTGCGCTGCTGGTGTGCCTGCGGGTCGGGCTGATTTCGCCGCCCGTCACTCATCGCGCCTTGCAGTGGCTGATCAGTGCGATTGCCTTGCTGATGTTCGCCCGGGCCATTGGCGAGTCGAACCTGGTGGGCTTCTTCAAGGAGGTCAAGGGCTCGACGTTTGCCCGGCTCGACACCTGGGTCTATTCGCCGTTGTGTGTCGTGCTCGGGGCGGGATTGCTGACGGTGGCGTGGGCTTGA
- a CDS encoding Na+/H+ antiporter subunit G — MNVELSMWVEISVAILLVASSLFALLGAIGLVRLKDYFQRMHPPALASTLGAWCVALASIIYFSAIKSGPVLHAWLIPILLSITVPVTTLLLARAALFRKRMAGDDVPAEVSSRKND; from the coding sequence ATGAACGTCGAGCTGTCGATGTGGGTGGAAATTTCGGTGGCGATCCTGCTGGTGGCCAGCAGCCTGTTCGCCCTGCTCGGGGCAATCGGGCTGGTGCGGCTCAAGGATTATTTCCAGCGCATGCATCCCCCTGCCCTGGCTTCGACGCTGGGCGCCTGGTGCGTTGCCCTCGCCTCGATCATCTACTTTTCAGCGATCAAGTCCGGGCCGGTGCTGCATGCGTGGTTGATACCGATCCTGCTGTCCATCACGGTGCCGGTGACCACCCTGCTGCTGGCCCGGGCGGCGTTGTTCCGCAAGCGTATGGCCGGCGATGACGTGCCGGCGGAAGTGAGTAGTCGCAAGAACGACTGA
- a CDS encoding K+/H+ antiporter subunit F yields the protein MSPLLSNAILLSLFLFSLTMVLTLVRLFKGPSAQDRVLALDYLYIVAMLMMLVLGIRYASDTYFEAALLIALFGFVGSFALAKFLLRGEVIE from the coding sequence ATGAGCCCGTTGCTGTCCAACGCCATCCTGCTGAGCCTGTTCCTGTTCTCCCTGACCATGGTCCTGACCCTGGTGCGCCTGTTCAAAGGTCCCTCGGCACAGGACCGGGTCCTGGCCCTCGACTACCTGTACATCGTCGCGATGCTGATGATGCTGGTGCTGGGCATCCGTTATGCCAGTGACACCTACTTCGAGGCCGCGCTGCTGATTGCCCTGTTCGGCTTTGTCGGCTCGTTTGCCCTGGCCAAGTTCCTCTTGCGTGGCGAGGTGATCGAATGA